A single window of Caldimicrobium thiodismutans DNA harbors:
- a CDS encoding heavy metal translocating P-type ATPase produces the protein MERVTLKVEGMTCVNCAKAIEISLQKLKGVKRVEVSFELGRVSVDFEEEFLSLEEIKKVIEDLGYKVASGVKKKDYQREILGFSFLASLAIMGLMFYHHPVSLFLQALLSISIQIIGGYRFYKGAYASLRAGIGNMDVLVALGTTSALIYSLLAVFKFLPGEPFFETNAFLIAFVRLGKYIEERSRTRALNLLKELFAIQTAKVIILTPDGEKEVSVSEVLPGDILIVKPGDLIPLDSLVEEGSLEVDESLITGESVPVLKKKGDALISGSLVVNGFAKAKVSALLERSYISMLLNLVEEALRHKPGIQRIADLVAHYFVQAIVLLSIGIFFFWFFRGEGIVTSFNFALSVLVISCPCAFGLAVPLGISIGLTRAFRRGLLVKDPSVFEKAKEIKVLILDKTGTLTEGKPHIVDFKVYEEGALSLALALAQTSKHPYSRAIVEFTREKGIHPAEIGECREEPGRGIFCGEFFLGRDEFARGLVLKRGEKVLAEFWAEDKIRESTREILDYIRGLGIEPVLATGDTPERARGVAQALGIERVYAGVRPQDKLRLIEEEQSRGVKVAMVGDGINDAPALAKADLSFVMAEGVDLSKRIGDVVLISGLKGIQAFFEIAFLLRRRIFQNLFWAFIYNLIGIPIAGGLLYSYGIVLKPEIAGLMMAFSSVSVVLNSIRK, from the coding sequence CTATTGAGATCTCCTTACAAAAACTTAAAGGTGTAAAAAGGGTTGAGGTCTCTTTTGAACTTGGAAGGGTCTCTGTGGATTTTGAAGAGGAGTTTTTAAGTCTTGAAGAAATAAAGAAAGTTATTGAAGACCTTGGATATAAAGTAGCTTCTGGTGTCAAAAAGAAGGACTATCAAAGGGAAATCCTTGGCTTTTCCTTTCTAGCAAGTCTGGCAATTATGGGGCTCATGTTTTATCATCATCCCGTTAGCCTCTTTCTTCAGGCTTTACTCAGTATCTCTATTCAAATTATTGGTGGTTACAGATTTTATAAAGGGGCTTATGCAAGCCTTCGGGCAGGGATTGGGAACATGGATGTCCTTGTTGCCCTTGGAACCACATCAGCCCTTATTTATAGTCTTCTTGCCGTATTTAAGTTCCTTCCAGGGGAGCCCTTTTTTGAGACCAATGCTTTTCTCATTGCCTTTGTGAGGCTTGGAAAATACATTGAAGAGCGATCAAGAACCCGGGCCCTGAATCTTCTCAAAGAGCTTTTTGCTATACAAACCGCAAAGGTTATAATCTTAACCCCTGATGGAGAAAAAGAGGTATCTGTGAGTGAGGTTCTACCAGGAGATATCCTTATAGTTAAGCCAGGAGATCTTATTCCTCTGGATAGCCTTGTGGAGGAGGGTTCTCTTGAGGTGGATGAATCCCTTATAACAGGGGAGAGCGTGCCTGTTTTAAAGAAAAAGGGAGATGCCCTTATTTCTGGAAGCCTTGTAGTAAATGGATTTGCTAAGGCTAAGGTTTCTGCTCTCCTTGAGAGAAGTTATATCTCCATGCTTTTGAATCTCGTTGAAGAGGCCTTGAGGCATAAACCTGGTATTCAAAGAATTGCAGACCTCGTTGCCCATTACTTTGTTCAAGCCATAGTTTTACTCTCTATTGGTATCTTTTTTTTCTGGTTTTTCAGAGGTGAGGGGATAGTTACAAGTTTTAATTTTGCTTTATCTGTGCTCGTTATTTCTTGTCCCTGTGCCTTCGGGCTTGCAGTTCCTTTAGGAATCTCCATTGGTCTGACAAGAGCCTTTAGAAGGGGTTTGCTTGTAAAAGATCCTTCTGTTTTTGAGAAGGCTAAGGAGATAAAGGTTTTAATCCTTGATAAAACCGGGACCCTTACAGAGGGGAAACCTCATATAGTTGATTTTAAGGTTTATGAAGAGGGAGCACTTTCTCTTGCCCTTGCCCTTGCTCAGACCTCCAAGCATCCCTATTCAAGGGCTATTGTTGAATTTACCCGGGAAAAAGGAATCCACCCAGCTGAGATTGGAGAGTGCAGGGAGGAGCCCGGAAGAGGAATCTTTTGTGGAGAGTTTTTTCTGGGAAGGGATGAATTTGCCAGGGGGCTTGTGCTTAAAAGGGGTGAGAAAGTGCTTGCAGAATTTTGGGCAGAGGACAAAATTAGGGAATCTACACGAGAAATTCTTGATTACATAAGGGGCCTTGGGATTGAGCCAGTTCTTGCCACAGGAGACACCCCGGAGAGAGCCAGAGGGGTAGCTCAGGCCCTTGGAATTGAAAGAGTCTATGCAGGAGTCAGACCTCAGGATAAACTGAGGCTAATTGAAGAAGAACAGTCAAGAGGGGTAAAAGTGGCTATGGTGGGAGATGGTATAAATGATGCCCCTGCCCTTGCTAAGGCGGACCTTTCCTTTGTCATGGCTGAAGGAGTGGATCTTTCCAAAAGAATAGGAGATGTGGTCCTTATTTCCGGGTTAAAGGGGATCCAGGCCTTTTTTGAGATCGCTTTCTTATTAAGAAGAAGAATTTTTCAAAACTTATTCTGGGCCTTTATTTACAATCTGATTGGCATACCTATCGCAGGGGGACTTCTCTATTCCTATGGCATAGTGCTTAAACCTGAGATTGCTGGTCTTATGATGGCCTTTTCCTCAGTAAGTGTGGTGTTAAATTCCATTAGAAAGTAA
- the thiD gene encoding bifunctional hydroxymethylpyrimidine kinase/phosphomethylpyrimidine kinase: MSQVLVIAGFDPSGGAGLLMDVKVLTLQGMQVSAVPSALTFQSYSRFEDWIPLNSLTFERFLKIIFEDLRVEGIKLGMLATPEIVEKTAFYIERYKVQIKWVVADPVLKATLNKALFQGKDYLEVLKGRLFPLVDVLTPNVPEAEKLTGIKIRDHAEARRALKVLQDSGIRFPVLTGFKGENRIYILFLNEKGRVKGFSVKSLPAEFHGTGCALSSAILAYLMKGYPLDLALKKGLTWLWKRLKRSFNRKLELQGSGNLQLLPFL, encoded by the coding sequence ATGTCTCAGGTTTTAGTTATTGCAGGATTTGACCCCTCAGGTGGAGCAGGTCTTTTGATGGATGTGAAGGTTTTAACCCTGCAGGGCATGCAGGTCTCTGCAGTGCCTTCAGCTCTTACCTTTCAGAGCTATTCCCGTTTTGAGGATTGGATTCCTCTGAATAGCCTGACCTTTGAAAGGTTTCTTAAAATAATTTTTGAGGATCTAAGGGTAGAGGGTATAAAATTGGGTATGCTTGCAACCCCGGAGATTGTGGAAAAAACAGCCTTTTATATAGAGAGATATAAGGTGCAGATTAAGTGGGTTGTTGCTGATCCAGTGCTTAAGGCAACTCTAAATAAGGCCCTTTTCCAGGGTAAGGACTATCTTGAGGTCCTTAAGGGGAGGCTCTTTCCTCTTGTGGATGTCCTAACTCCAAATGTCCCTGAAGCAGAGAAACTAACTGGCATTAAAATTAGAGATCATGCTGAAGCCAGAAGGGCTCTTAAGGTCTTGCAGGATTCAGGGATTAGATTTCCGGTGCTTACAGGTTTTAAGGGTGAGAACAGGATCTATATCCTCTTTTTGAATGAGAAGGGAAGGGTGAAGGGTTTTTCTGTTAAGAGTTTACCAGCTGAATTTCATGGCACAGGCTGTGCCCTTTCTTCTGCAATTTTAGCCTATCTTATGAAAGGCTATCCCCTGGATTTAGCCCTAAAAAAGGGGCTAACCTGGTTATGGAAAAGGTTAAAAAGGAGTTTTAATAGAAAGTTAGAGCTTCAAGGCTCTGGGAATTTACAACTACTTCCCTTTCTTTAA
- a CDS encoding AAA family ATPase — translation MRLFQIFETLRKYLSGKESALELTLITLLARGHLLIEDLPGVGKTTLALSLAKILGLSFSRIQGTSDLLPSDITGASIYNKKLESFEFHPGPIFAHIVLVDEINRMSPKTQSALLEPMEEGQVTVDGVSYPLPRPFFLIATQNPIEYYGTFPLPEAQLDRFLMKISIGYPPRDLEREILKRGSLKEELSEIPSLFSPEEILRLQEEVKEVYVSEKVLDYVLDIVSETRKSPFLRYGLSTRGALLLLEASKARAYLYERDYVLPEDIKALSSFVLPHRLGFKEEYEGEKDLLIIKILEEIKIPL, via the coding sequence ATGAGGCTTTTTCAGATATTTGAAACCTTAAGAAAGTATCTTTCAGGGAAGGAAAGTGCTCTTGAGCTTACACTTATAACCCTTCTTGCAAGAGGCCATCTTCTTATTGAGGATCTTCCAGGGGTTGGTAAGACAACCCTTGCCCTATCCTTAGCTAAGATTCTTGGGCTTTCCTTTTCTCGCATACAGGGAACAAGTGATCTCCTTCCTTCGGATATAACCGGGGCCTCAATTTACAATAAAAAACTTGAGAGTTTTGAGTTTCATCCCGGGCCAATTTTTGCCCATATTGTGCTTGTGGATGAGATTAATCGTATGAGCCCTAAGACTCAAAGTGCCCTTCTTGAACCTATGGAGGAGGGGCAGGTGACAGTGGATGGAGTTTCCTATCCCCTGCCCAGGCCTTTCTTTCTTATAGCCACTCAGAATCCCATAGAATATTATGGAACCTTTCCCCTTCCTGAAGCCCAGCTTGACCGCTTTTTAATGAAGATTTCCATAGGCTATCCCCCAAGAGATCTTGAAAGGGAAATTCTTAAAAGGGGAAGTCTCAAAGAGGAACTTTCTGAGATTCCCTCTCTTTTCTCACCAGAGGAAATTTTAAGGCTTCAGGAGGAGGTAAAAGAGGTCTATGTTTCAGAGAAGGTGCTTGATTATGTGCTTGATATAGTTTCTGAAACAAGAAAAAGCCCCTTTTTAAGATATGGTCTTTCCACAAGGGGAGCTCTCCTTCTTCTTGAGGCTTCAAAGGCAAGGGCCTATCTCTATGAGAGGGACTATGTTCTTCCTGAGGATATAAAGGCCCTTTCTTCCTTTGTGCTCCCCCACAGGCTTGGATTTAAGGAAGAATATGAGGGTGAAAAGGACCTTTTAATAATAAAAATCCTTGAAGAGATAAAGATTCCTCTTTGA
- a CDS encoding DUF58 domain-containing protein, which yields MKASLKITKAGLLYTLLSIFIGIAAVNTGNNLLFIMISLLLSFMWLSGVFGRANLLGLESEVILPKEIYAKGKAFFFLRIRKKRSGLWRIKMPSFLLRLSINIRDSAGVERKIFSKIGLLEREREILIDAVFEKRGRYEVSTVEISSLFPIGFFIRSIKYEPKREFLVFPEPKKCQSLSEFERKVLKGENRGFQDLGTAQFEGLSDYTAGVPKKFIAWKSLAKWEELRRKIFAEELTSPKIFDVLKLPASSLEDKLSCAVYLILEVTKRGSPVGMRLGKESFPVGTGEAHKLKLLKALALYEEK from the coding sequence GTGAAGGCCTCTCTTAAAATTACAAAGGCCGGTCTTTTATACACTCTTCTTTCTATTTTCATAGGGATTGCGGCAGTAAATACTGGTAATAATCTTCTCTTTATAATGATTTCCCTTCTTTTGAGCTTTATGTGGCTTTCAGGGGTTTTTGGAAGGGCAAATCTCCTTGGATTGGAGAGTGAAGTCATACTGCCTAAGGAAATTTATGCTAAGGGGAAGGCCTTTTTTTTCCTCCGGATTAGAAAAAAGAGAAGTGGCCTCTGGCGAATAAAGATGCCCTCCTTTTTACTGCGCTTAAGCATAAACATCCGGGATTCAGCAGGGGTAGAAAGAAAGATTTTTAGTAAGATTGGGCTCCTTGAAAGAGAAAGGGAGATTTTGATTGATGCGGTTTTTGAGAAGAGGGGTAGATACGAGGTATCTACTGTAGAGATTTCTTCTTTATTTCCCATTGGTTTTTTCATAAGAAGTATTAAGTATGAGCCTAAAAGAGAGTTTCTGGTTTTTCCTGAGCCAAAGAAGTGCCAGTCCCTTTCTGAGTTTGAAAGGAAGGTTTTGAAAGGGGAGAATAGGGGCTTCCAGGATCTGGGAACGGCACAATTTGAAGGTCTTAGTGATTATACAGCGGGTGTGCCGAAAAAATTCATTGCCTGGAAAAGTTTAGCTAAATGGGAGGAACTACGAAGAAAGATATTTGCAGAGGAATTAACTTCCCCTAAGATTTTTGATGTCCTTAAACTTCCAGCTTCCTCCCTTGAGGATAAACTTTCCTGTGCGGTTTATCTTATCCTTGAGGTTACTAAAAGGGGATCTCCAGTAGGCATGAGACTTGGGAAAGAGAGTTTTCCGGTTGGAACCGGGGAGGCCCATAAATTGAAGCTTCTTAAGGCCTTAGCTCTCTACGAAGAGAAATGA
- a CDS encoding transglutaminase TgpA family protein, whose amino-acid sequence MNIKKFSFEQVLVYGSLLIPFGLLFKVISIEAWGICLFLSSLAFFLERGKIFFPRLFINLAGILFIALFFLTVNLSNFLENALRTLLFLLSLKLLEKKALRDFFQIYLLEFLILAGASYFYTHFTFFILLILQIFYVGYALFFHLYMVEMEVKTISWRELRGGVIWFGVLLWASLFLSGVFFIGLPRLKTPLFNLAKNPEEKAKTGFTNQIRLGVFSEIQESARKVLRLSFEEGKVLNPDSLYFRVMVYDYFDGRSWQRKYIPEEIPGKGDITGRAFKGTIYLEEDLEGYLPVPDGTMVVRKLEGVRTFADGVFKLDTPLIYPLRYEILLLKETNSYAEDLPLQSSGNLAPYLQVPHVDERVLSLAKRLKGKDAEETIKKTLGYFQQEGFRYSLTKLPLTQKPLETFLFETKRGNCEYFAGATALLFRLNGIPSRVIGGYKGAIYHERGGYYLVEERFAHSWVEAWLNGRWLRVDPSPSASFVLLSQNQGLLYKIKLYLDWINFYYTKIILDFDFSKQKRLLNLFKSDLLKRTQKDGKEFSFSGLKGWLKVALIVFGVVIFLAVLFKHKKELPFFWSSEKRLLYLFLKELKKMGYPKLESEGLFELAEKIKNATLREEVLRFISLYSEYSYKDRPFDKEVLKRLRECLKRLQSLR is encoded by the coding sequence ATGAATATTAAAAAATTTAGCTTTGAACAGGTCTTAGTTTACGGAAGCCTTCTTATTCCCTTTGGATTGCTTTTCAAGGTTATTTCCATAGAGGCCTGGGGGATCTGTCTATTTCTTTCCTCTTTAGCTTTTTTTCTTGAAAGAGGAAAAATCTTTTTTCCCCGCCTTTTTATCAACCTTGCAGGTATTCTTTTTATTGCTCTTTTCTTCCTGACAGTTAATCTTTCCAATTTTCTTGAAAATGCCTTAAGGACCCTTCTTTTTCTCCTGAGCCTGAAATTGCTTGAGAAAAAGGCTCTGAGGGATTTTTTTCAGATCTATCTTCTGGAATTTTTAATCCTTGCAGGGGCAAGTTACTTTTATACCCACTTTACTTTTTTTATATTGCTTATCTTACAGATATTTTATGTGGGTTATGCCTTATTTTTTCATCTTTATATGGTTGAGATGGAGGTAAAGACTATCTCCTGGAGGGAGCTTAGAGGGGGAGTTATCTGGTTTGGAGTTCTTCTCTGGGCAAGTCTATTTCTTTCAGGGGTTTTCTTTATCGGTCTTCCCAGGCTTAAGACCCCTCTCTTTAATTTAGCTAAAAACCCTGAAGAAAAGGCCAAAACTGGCTTCACAAATCAGATAAGGTTAGGTGTCTTTTCAGAAATTCAGGAGAGTGCCCGAAAGGTCCTGAGGCTTTCCTTTGAGGAGGGAAAGGTCTTAAATCCTGATAGCCTGTATTTCAGGGTTATGGTTTATGACTATTTTGATGGAAGATCCTGGCAGAGAAAGTATATCCCCGAGGAGATTCCTGGAAAGGGGGATATTACTGGTAGGGCCTTTAAAGGGACTATTTATCTTGAAGAGGATTTAGAGGGGTATCTTCCAGTTCCTGATGGAACCATGGTTGTCAGGAAACTTGAGGGAGTGAGAACCTTTGCAGATGGAGTTTTCAAACTTGATACCCCTTTGATTTATCCTTTACGATATGAGATTCTTCTATTGAAAGAAACTAATTCCTATGCAGAAGACCTGCCTTTGCAGAGTAGTGGAAATTTGGCCCCTTATCTTCAGGTTCCACATGTGGATGAAAGGGTGCTCTCTCTTGCTAAGAGATTGAAAGGCAAAGATGCTGAGGAGACAATTAAAAAGACCCTTGGCTATTTTCAGCAGGAGGGGTTTCGCTATAGCTTAACCAAGCTTCCTCTTACACAGAAGCCCCTGGAGACCTTTCTTTTTGAAACAAAAAGGGGGAATTGTGAATACTTTGCAGGAGCTACAGCCCTTTTATTCAGACTTAATGGTATCCCCTCTCGAGTGATAGGAGGATATAAAGGGGCTATTTATCATGAGAGAGGAGGTTACTATCTTGTGGAGGAGAGATTTGCCCATTCCTGGGTGGAGGCCTGGCTTAATGGAAGATGGTTAAGAGTTGATCCAAGTCCATCTGCAAGCTTTGTTCTCCTTAGCCAGAATCAGGGCCTTCTATATAAGATTAAACTCTATTTAGACTGGATTAACTTTTATTACACCAAAATTATTCTTGACTTTGATTTTTCTAAACAAAAAAGACTGCTTAACTTATTTAAAAGTGATTTGCTAAAAAGAACGCAAAAAGATGGGAAAGAGTTTTCCTTTAGTGGCCTAAAGGGTTGGCTAAAAGTTGCCCTGATTGTCTTTGGGGTGGTTATATTTCTGGCAGTGCTATTTAAACATAAGAAAGAGTTACCTTTTTTCTGGTCCAGTGAGAAAAGGCTTTTATATCTATTTCTCAAAGAGCTTAAAAAGATGGGATATCCAAAGCTTGAATCAGAGGGACTCTTTGAGCTTGCAGAAAAGATAAAGAATGCTACCTTAAGGGAAGAGGTTTTGAGATTTATAAGTTTATATTCTGAGTACAGTTATAAAGATAGGCCCTTTGACAAAGAGGTCCTGAAGAGGCTTAGAGAATGTCTGAAGAGACTGCAAAGCTTGAGGTAA
- a CDS encoding CDP-alcohol phosphatidyltransferase family protein produces MSEETAKLEVKEEKGFLERITPNRITLLRIFLLPLPCALLFLEGYLAKLFSLGLGSLLGFTDYVDGVLARRQKRITTIGALLDPVADKIFVTVVYLTLVFLGYFPFIPVAVLLSREILVALLRSWFPEELRVVNVARWKTFLQMTLAGLAILLSIFNRSYLIIIHYALWGLALFSYFSALPYFYRVKKALRRTSLEPLIWGKSLLSLSFSLSLLIVFPFSGKLFWIIQLALSFYFFRKGLAKASPLHAQEESLLIVAVLLGISGEALFRGELYYSLWLALAFSLYRDGIKSLKLMWEILRLR; encoded by the coding sequence ATGTCTGAAGAGACTGCAAAGCTTGAGGTAAAGGAAGAAAAAGGGTTTTTGGAGAGGATTACCCCTAACCGAATTACCCTTTTGAGGATCTTTCTTTTACCCCTTCCCTGTGCTCTGCTTTTCTTAGAGGGATATTTAGCCAAGCTCTTTTCCCTTGGGCTTGGATCTCTCCTTGGATTTACTGATTATGTGGATGGGGTGCTGGCAAGGAGGCAAAAGCGAATTACTACCATAGGGGCCCTTCTTGACCCTGTGGCAGATAAAATTTTTGTAACAGTAGTTTATCTTACCCTGGTTTTTCTTGGCTATTTTCCTTTTATACCTGTTGCTGTGCTTTTAAGTAGGGAGATTTTAGTTGCTCTTTTGAGGAGCTGGTTCCCTGAGGAATTGAGGGTAGTAAATGTAGCCCGATGGAAGACCTTCTTGCAGATGACTCTGGCTGGACTTGCTATTTTATTAAGTATCTTTAACAGGAGTTATCTCATTATAATTCACTATGCCCTCTGGGGCCTTGCGCTCTTTAGCTACTTTTCAGCCTTGCCCTATTTTTATCGAGTTAAAAAGGCCTTGAGAAGAACGAGCCTTGAACCTCTTATTTGGGGAAAATCACTACTTTCTTTGAGTTTCAGCCTTTCTTTATTGATAGTTTTTCCCTTTTCAGGGAAGCTTTTCTGGATAATTCAATTAGCCCTTTCCTTTTATTTTTTCAGAAAGGGTCTTGCTAAGGCCTCTCCCCTTCACGCTCAGGAAGAATCTCTCCTTATTGTGGCAGTGCTCCTTGGAATCTCAGGGGAGGCCCTTTTCAGGGGAGAGCTATATTACAGCCTCTGGCTTGCCTTAGCCTTTAGCCTTTACCGAGATGGCATTAAAAGTTTGAAACTTATGTGGGAGATTTTAAGGCTGAGATAG
- the rpe gene encoding ribulose-phosphate 3-epimerase yields MPISLPSDRPLIAPSILSADFSCLGEEVNSVEKAGAHLLHLDIMDGLFVPNLTFGPLVISALRPHTSLPFDVHLMIIHPERYIKDFAEAGADLICIHAEATPHLHRAITQIKEQEKLAGVSLNPHTPLEVLDYVLDLLDFVLIMTVNPGFGGQKFIPQCLPKIERLKNILIKRGLPTLIEVDGGINSKTALSVLQAGADILVAGSAIFGQEDYQKAISALKSPT; encoded by the coding sequence ATGCCCATTAGTCTTCCTTCTGATAGACCCCTTATTGCCCCATCAATACTATCTGCAGACTTTTCTTGCCTGGGAGAAGAGGTCAACAGCGTTGAAAAAGCAGGCGCTCATCTTCTCCATCTTGATATTATGGACGGCCTTTTTGTCCCTAATCTTACCTTTGGCCCCCTTGTAATCTCTGCTCTTAGACCCCATACATCTCTTCCCTTTGATGTGCATCTGATGATAATTCATCCCGAAAGATACATTAAAGACTTTGCCGAAGCTGGAGCAGATCTTATCTGCATACATGCAGAGGCTACCCCCCATCTTCACCGTGCTATTACCCAAATCAAGGAACAAGAAAAGCTTGCCGGGGTCTCCCTAAATCCCCATACCCCTCTTGAGGTCCTTGATTATGTCCTTGATCTCCTTGACTTTGTGCTTATTATGACTGTTAATCCCGGCTTTGGTGGTCAAAAATTTATCCCCCAGTGCCTACCAAAAATTGAAAGATTAAAAAACATCCTAATTAAAAGAGGGCTTCCTACCCTGATTGAGGTTGACGGTGGAATAAATTCAAAGACAGCTCTTTCTGTTCTGCAAGCTGGTGCAGATATCCTGGTTGCAGGCTCAGCAATCTTTGGACAAGAGGATTATCAAAAGGCTATCTCAGCCTTAAAATCTCCCACATAA
- the lpxK gene encoding tetraacyldisaccharide 4'-kinase: MLSNLINPYFWVISIRNLLYDLKVLPSKRLSIPVISIGNLSAGGTGKTSLVRYLAENLSKKLHVGILSRGYKRKSKGYKVILDRGMLCSTLFEAGDEAYMLSYLFQGKPKVSLAVGEDRVLAGKRMIEELNIELLLLDDGFQHRRLYRDIDLLLLKKNDLKDKLLPLGRLREPLNSLKRASAIILSYQEVLPFEFTFKDKPIFKLFRKNFRILDASHHPPTLKEGESFIAFSGLGSNEQFQMTLKNLKIPVKKLLSFPDHYDYRDFKLDPSEKYLTTLKDFIKFPQAPNLYFFDFDIEIPSLLLFLENFFKEE; this comes from the coding sequence ATGCTGAGCAATCTCATTAATCCCTATTTCTGGGTCATCTCCATAAGAAACCTTCTCTATGATTTAAAAGTTCTGCCCTCTAAGAGACTTTCCATTCCAGTCATCTCCATTGGAAATCTCTCAGCCGGGGGAACTGGAAAAACAAGCCTTGTGCGCTATCTTGCTGAAAATCTCTCAAAGAAGCTCCATGTGGGGATTCTCTCGAGGGGATACAAGAGAAAAAGTAAAGGTTATAAGGTCATACTTGACAGAGGGATGCTTTGTTCAACCCTGTTTGAGGCCGGAGATGAAGCCTATATGCTGAGTTATCTCTTTCAAGGTAAACCTAAGGTTAGCCTTGCAGTGGGAGAGGATAGAGTTTTGGCTGGAAAAAGGATGATTGAAGAGCTAAATATTGAACTTCTCCTCTTAGATGATGGTTTTCAACATCGGCGTTTGTATCGCGATATAGATCTCCTCTTACTGAAAAAAAATGACCTTAAGGATAAACTTCTTCCCTTGGGAAGATTGAGAGAACCACTAAACTCTCTGAAAAGAGCATCTGCCATAATACTTAGCTATCAAGAAGTCCTTCCCTTTGAATTTACCTTTAAGGATAAACCAATTTTTAAGCTCTTTCGTAAAAATTTTCGCATCCTCGATGCCAGCCATCATCCCCCCACCCTTAAAGAGGGAGAATCCTTTATCGCCTTTTCTGGTCTTGGATCTAACGAACAATTTCAGATGACCCTGAAAAACTTAAAAATCCCTGTTAAAAAACTTCTTTCCTTTCCTGACCACTATGATTACAGAGATTTCAAGCTTGATCCCTCTGAGAAATACTTAACAACTCTTAAGGACTTTATAAAGTTCCCCCAAGCCCCAAATCTTTATTTTTTTGACTTTGATATAGAAATTCCCAGCCTTCTTTTATTCTTAGAAAACTTTTTTAAGGAGGAGTGA
- a CDS encoding lysylphosphatidylglycerol synthase transmembrane domain-containing protein: MIKNLFLGLILTLIIILISFGYLGLKYFPKDALRTLLLLDRKNLFYALLSLFSFHTFDTLRVIVLARALKVKYPLWYGYLVSLVNTFGSTVTPAHLGGELLPLYTLSRRGGHFYQILTIVTMKGFSGFFFYLLFLPLTLNALLRDSRQTKEFLLVVGALLLFSLTLFLLYKLLFKKDALFQKNFLNKLRRTAFRYFITCKIFFRTKKKEFILALLLSFGLYFSFLFVGIFLVRAFNPSGDILEIFLDQLPLLYAIFISPTPGGSGVGEFGALPIFSPYLPEDTIGLFVILWRTLSQYLSAFLGGLIFLILVIIDYKKRHAEQSH, translated from the coding sequence ATGATAAAAAATCTTTTTCTTGGCCTCATACTCACTCTGATTATAATACTCATTTCCTTTGGCTATCTTGGGCTAAAATACTTTCCAAAGGATGCTTTAAGAACCCTTCTTCTTCTGGATAGGAAAAATCTATTTTATGCCCTTTTGAGCCTCTTTTCCTTTCATACCTTTGATACTTTAAGGGTAATTGTCCTTGCCAGGGCCTTAAAAGTTAAATATCCCCTCTGGTATGGCTATCTTGTTTCTTTAGTAAACACCTTTGGGTCAACGGTTACTCCTGCACACTTAGGGGGGGAACTCTTACCCCTTTATACCCTTTCCCGTAGAGGAGGACACTTTTATCAGATTTTAACTATAGTTACCATGAAGGGCTTTTCAGGCTTTTTCTTCTATCTTCTTTTTTTACCCTTAACCCTTAATGCCCTTCTAAGGGATTCTCGTCAAACCAAAGAATTTCTTTTAGTTGTGGGTGCTCTACTCCTCTTTTCTCTTACCCTTTTTTTACTTTATAAACTTCTCTTTAAAAAAGATGCTCTTTTCCAGAAAAACTTTCTTAATAAGCTTAGAAGAACCGCTTTTAGATATTTTATAACCTGCAAAATCTTTTTCCGCACCAAGAAAAAGGAATTTATTCTGGCCCTGCTCTTAAGCTTTGGCCTTTATTTTTCCTTTCTCTTTGTAGGTATTTTCCTTGTAAGGGCTTTTAATCCCTCAGGGGATATTTTAGAGATATTTCTGGATCAACTACCCCTTCTTTATGCCATATTTATCAGCCCAACCCCTGGAGGAAGTGGAGTTGGAGAGTTTGGGGCCTTACCAATCTTTTCCCCTTATCTTCCTGAAGATACCATCGGTTTATTTGTCATACTCTGGAGGACTCTTAGTCAATATCTAAGCGCCTTCCTGGGAGGTCTTATTTTTTTGATTCTTGTTATCATAGATTATAAAAAGAGACATGCTGAGCAATCTCATTAA
- a CDS encoding HIT family protein, which yields MERRILWAPWRGEYVGGKRERGCIFCPPEKPLPPEERPILYMDKLVMVMLNKFPYNTGHLLISPVRHIAELEDLTEDESLHLIKVTQRAIMILKELLKPHGFNVGFNLGKVAGAGYPDHLHLQVVPRWEGDVNFLSILDDVRLASQHYLRVYEMLKPHFEALKI from the coding sequence ATGGAACGCAGAATTCTATGGGCGCCCTGGCGAGGGGAATATGTTGGAGGAAAAAGGGAAAGGGGATGTATATTTTGCCCACCTGAGAAACCTCTTCCCCCGGAGGAAAGACCCATTCTTTATATGGATAAACTCGTTATGGTAATGCTAAATAAGTTTCCCTATAATACAGGGCACCTTCTTATTTCCCCTGTGCGTCATATTGCAGAACTTGAGGATCTCACAGAGGATGAGTCCCTCCATCTCATAAAGGTAACCCAGAGGGCAATTATGATTTTAAAGGAGCTTTTAAAACCTCATGGGTTTAATGTGGGATTTAATCTTGGAAAAGTAGCAGGAGCAGGTTATCCCGATCATCTTCACCTTCAGGTTGTGCCTCGCTGGGAAGGGGATGTTAATTTCTTAAGTATTCTTGATGATGTTAGACTTGCCTCCCAACACTACCTTAGGGTTTATGAAATGCTTAAACCTCATTTTGAAGCCCTCAAAATTTAA